The proteins below are encoded in one region of Paenibacillus sp. YYML68:
- a CDS encoding coproporphyrinogen III oxidase: MRIEIERVGVGEHAGELLHIAKLFFENVEVVYTPDSEAQLHLRVAAVLDENSQRVKVELTLTDRASGQVLTSTNSRALGARDEGLRRMTKRAVSYGMLEVLGEYTGLEQPWGILTGVRPTKLMHNLMMKNTGIESCKQVLRDEYLVTEPKVELLADIAERQLKVIPDLFHLDREVSLYIGIPFCPTKCAYCTFPAYDIRGQNGSVEAFLEGLHEEIRLTGQWLKEQGLSITTIYWGGGTPTSITAEQMEALFVTMHEWMPSMDRVRELTVEAGRPDTITADKIEVMKRYNVHRISINPQSFTQATLDAIGRHHTVEETIEKFKLARELGMNNINMDLIVGLPDEGLEELQRTLDETGKLMPESLTVHTLSFKRASRMTKNKDEYEVAGREEIAEMIKTASDWTTAHQYVPYYMYRQKNILGNQENVGYSFEGYESLYNILMMEERQTIIGLGCGAVSKVLFPKVEHEEGYEQRIERFPNPKEPSVYNQAYREYIDKKLRLLDEAYGAAGSMVSV; encoded by the coding sequence GTGAGGATAGAGATTGAGCGCGTCGGCGTCGGTGAGCACGCCGGTGAGCTGTTACATATAGCGAAGCTGTTCTTCGAGAATGTGGAGGTCGTCTATACGCCGGATTCGGAAGCACAGCTGCATCTGCGTGTCGCGGCCGTTCTCGACGAGAATTCGCAGCGTGTGAAGGTCGAGCTTACGTTAACGGACCGTGCAAGCGGTCAAGTGCTGACGAGCACGAACAGTCGAGCTCTAGGAGCTCGAGACGAGGGCTTGAGACGGATGACGAAGCGCGCGGTCAGCTACGGGATGCTGGAGGTGCTCGGGGAGTATACGGGGCTTGAGCAGCCTTGGGGCATATTGACCGGCGTTCGACCGACGAAGCTCATGCACAATTTGATGATGAAGAATACGGGGATCGAGTCATGCAAGCAGGTGCTGCGCGATGAATATTTGGTCACGGAGCCGAAGGTCGAGCTGTTGGCGGACATCGCGGAGCGCCAGCTGAAGGTGATCCCGGACTTGTTCCACCTCGATCGCGAGGTTAGTCTGTACATCGGCATCCCGTTCTGTCCGACCAAGTGCGCCTACTGTACGTTCCCAGCCTACGATATTCGCGGACAGAACGGCTCGGTTGAGGCGTTCCTCGAAGGGCTGCATGAGGAGATTCGGCTGACGGGGCAATGGCTGAAGGAGCAGGGACTGTCGATTACAACGATCTATTGGGGCGGCGGCACACCGACCAGCATTACGGCGGAGCAGATGGAGGCGCTGTTCGTCACGATGCACGAGTGGATGCCGTCGATGGATCGGGTACGCGAGCTGACGGTCGAGGCAGGTCGTCCCGATACGATTACGGCCGATAAGATCGAGGTGATGAAGCGCTACAACGTGCATCGGATCAGCATTAATCCGCAAAGCTTCACGCAGGCGACGCTGGATGCGATCGGGCGCCACCATACAGTCGAGGAGACGATTGAGAAGTTCAAGCTCGCAAGGGAGCTCGGCATGAACAACATTAATATGGACCTCATCGTAGGTCTTCCGGACGAAGGTCTTGAGGAGCTGCAGCGAACGCTGGACGAGACGGGGAAGCTGATGCCTGAGTCTCTGACCGTCCATACGCTGTCCTTCAAGCGCGCTTCCCGTATGACGAAGAACAAGGACGAGTACGAGGTGGCAGGACGGGAGGAGATCGCCGAGATGATCAAGACGGCCTCCGACTGGACGACGGCGCATCAGTACGTTCCGTATTACATGTATCGTCAAAAAAATATTCTCGGCAACCAGGAGAACGTCGGCTACTCGTTCGAAGGCTACGAAAGCTTGTATAACATCCTTATGATGGAGGAGCGCCAGACGATTATCGGGCTCGGCTGCGGCGCCGTCAGCAAGGTGCTGTTCCCGAAGGTCGAGCATGAGGAAGGCTACGAGCAGCGCATCGAGCGTTTCCCGAATCCGAAGGAGCCGTCGGTCTACAACCAGGCCTATCGAGAATATATCGACAAGAAGCTGCGGCTATTGGACGAGGCTTACGGAGCGGCAGGCTCCATGGTGTCGGTATGA
- a CDS encoding FAD-dependent oxidoreductase, with product MAGNLSNSGGSMKGYIGVLLAIIVIAAAASGLYVWKQYDIKHNPAARQSQTLTEVKTIASPQEQYDVIVAGTDPEGVAAAVSASRNGLKTLLVDGRDRAILGGLMTLGWLNSLDMNYEPEKGVLNHHELMNKGIFAEWYSKIEGDSFDVVTAANAFHQIAGGEANLDVLLKVQSMEPIVDTAGGASKVTGLKLTLADGSTREVKASAVIDATQDADIAALAGVPYTFGREDLGDKKSRMAVTLVFRLNNITPDVWKKVQERLEGDGDAGTGANAMSAWGYKDMKDYPSVNKERVAMRGLNIGRQNDNTMLINALQVFGIDGTDPKSREEAFEIAKSELPHIVAHMKSKYPEFANIELDGTAPELYVRETRHIQGEYRLSIIDVVENRDHWDRIGFGEYPVDIQRLSPADTGAVVTDPKKYAIPFRTIVPLKVDGLLVIGRASSFDTLPHGSARVIPIGMAAGEAAGAAVKIANERKLTFRQMAASKEAIETLQATLNAQGMVLQPYELKPEPFMSHKAYEGLKVAITLGLTTGGYDNNFRMDEKSNQQRMVNLLEGLRKHKPDAMKGAPSGALAKGADAKTLPVTLDHAAYMIALLLKLEGAGMKQAVSQLQTAGYLTAATVESIANKEELTNADTYMLIKDVVQALNK from the coding sequence ATGGCAGGAAATTTGAGTAATTCGGGCGGCAGCATGAAGGGCTACATCGGCGTATTGCTTGCGATCATCGTGATCGCTGCAGCGGCGAGCGGTCTGTACGTATGGAAGCAATACGATATCAAGCATAATCCGGCGGCGCGACAATCGCAGACGTTGACAGAGGTGAAGACGATTGCTTCACCACAGGAGCAGTACGATGTCATTGTAGCGGGCACCGACCCTGAGGGCGTCGCGGCTGCAGTGTCGGCCTCCCGGAACGGACTGAAGACGTTGCTCGTGGACGGACGCGACCGGGCCATTCTCGGCGGCTTAATGACTCTTGGCTGGCTGAACAGTTTGGATATGAATTACGAGCCGGAGAAGGGCGTTCTGAATCATCACGAGCTGATGAATAAGGGGATTTTTGCCGAATGGTATTCCAAGATTGAGGGAGATTCGTTCGATGTCGTGACGGCTGCTAACGCGTTCCATCAGATCGCAGGCGGGGAAGCGAACCTGGACGTGCTGCTGAAGGTGCAGTCGATGGAGCCGATCGTCGATACGGCTGGCGGCGCCTCCAAGGTGACTGGCCTTAAGCTGACGCTGGCTGATGGGTCTACACGCGAGGTGAAGGCTAGCGCAGTCATCGACGCGACGCAGGATGCGGATATCGCGGCGCTCGCTGGCGTGCCTTATACGTTCGGACGCGAGGATCTTGGGGACAAGAAGTCGCGTATGGCGGTAACGCTTGTCTTCCGTCTGAACAACATTACGCCTGACGTGTGGAAGAAGGTGCAGGAGCGTCTTGAAGGAGACGGTGATGCCGGCACTGGCGCCAATGCGATGAGCGCGTGGGGCTACAAGGATATGAAGGACTATCCTTCGGTGAACAAGGAGCGCGTCGCGATGCGCGGGCTCAATATTGGCCGACAGAACGACAACACGATGCTGATCAATGCGCTGCAGGTGTTCGGCATTGACGGCACCGATCCAAAATCGCGCGAGGAAGCGTTCGAGATTGCGAAGAGCGAGCTGCCGCACATCGTTGCGCATATGAAGAGTAAGTATCCCGAATTCGCTAACATTGAGCTGGATGGCACCGCTCCAGAGCTGTACGTGCGTGAGACGCGCCACATACAGGGCGAATACCGTCTGAGCATTATCGACGTGGTGGAGAACCGCGACCATTGGGACCGCATCGGCTTCGGCGAATATCCGGTCGATATTCAGCGTCTGTCGCCTGCGGATACAGGGGCAGTCGTGACGGATCCGAAGAAATATGCGATTCCGTTCCGCACCATTGTGCCGCTGAAGGTAGACGGGCTGCTCGTCATCGGTCGCGCGTCCAGCTTCGATACGCTGCCGCATGGCAGCGCGCGCGTCATCCCGATCGGCATGGCAGCTGGCGAAGCGGCTGGCGCGGCGGTCAAGATCGCGAACGAGCGCAAGCTGACGTTCCGCCAGATGGCGGCTTCGAAGGAAGCGATCGAGACGCTGCAGGCGACGCTGAACGCACAAGGCATGGTGCTGCAGCCGTACGAGCTGAAGCCAGAGCCGTTCATGTCGCACAAGGCGTATGAGGGCTTGAAGGTGGCCATCACGCTCGGATTGACGACTGGCGGCTACGATAACAATTTCCGCATGGATGAGAAGAGCAATCAGCAGCGGATGGTCAACCTGCTCGAGGGGCTCCGCAAGCATAAGCCGGATGCGATGAAGGGTGCGCCGTCGGGAGCGCTCGCGAAGGGTGCTGACGCGAAGACGCTGCCAGTCACGCTTGATCATGCCGCCTACATGATCGCGCTGCTCTTGAAGCTCGAGGGAGCGGGTATGAAGCAGGCGGTCAGCCAGCTGCAGACAGCCGGTTACTTGACGGCGGCAACGGTAGAGTCGATCGCAAACAAGGAGGAGCTGACGAACGCCGACACGTACATGCTCATTAAGGATGTCGTACAAGCGCTGAACAAGTAA
- the hisS gene encoding histidine--tRNA ligase, translating into MSIQKPKGTQDLLPGVVEKWQYLEGKARELCARFNYREIRTPIFEHTELFQRGVGETTDIVEKEMYTFMDKGDRSISLRPEGTAGVVRAYVENKLYGEPDVSKLYYIGPMFRYEQPQAGRYRQFHQFGIEAFGSVDPAIDAEVIALGYTFYKEIGLKDVTVEVNSVGNPAVRAAYRTHIQQFFAPVKEQLCKDCQSRYDRNPMRILDCKIDQKFGEGAPTIVEHLDEECRTHFEALQEHLTALGVPFRLNPRLVRGLDYYTHTAFEYKAAGIGAIDTIGGGGRFNGLVGQIGGNDQPGVGLGLGLERILLVLQAQGIEVPGAKPLDVYVIGLGEAAEKATVKLVHELRGAGLSAERDYQSRKIKAQMKSADRHQAAYVAILGDDELAKGEITVKAMATGEQETLALSDVASVLAGRVRGSN; encoded by the coding sequence ATGTCCATTCAGAAGCCGAAGGGTACGCAGGATCTGCTGCCAGGTGTTGTGGAGAAGTGGCAATATCTCGAAGGCAAGGCTCGCGAGCTGTGCGCGCGGTTCAATTATCGCGAAATTCGTACGCCGATCTTCGAGCACACCGAGCTGTTTCAGCGCGGCGTAGGCGAGACGACGGATATTGTCGAGAAGGAAATGTACACGTTCATGGACAAGGGCGACCGCAGCATCTCGCTACGTCCAGAAGGAACAGCAGGCGTCGTCCGCGCTTATGTCGAGAACAAGCTGTACGGCGAGCCGGATGTGAGCAAGCTGTATTATATCGGACCGATGTTCAGGTATGAGCAGCCGCAGGCGGGAAGGTACCGCCAGTTTCACCAGTTCGGCATCGAGGCGTTCGGCTCGGTCGATCCGGCGATCGATGCAGAGGTGATTGCGCTCGGCTACACGTTCTACAAGGAGATCGGGCTGAAGGACGTCACGGTTGAGGTGAACTCCGTCGGCAATCCGGCTGTGCGTGCGGCGTATCGGACGCATATCCAGCAATTTTTCGCCCCGGTCAAGGAGCAGCTGTGCAAGGATTGCCAATCTCGCTATGACCGCAACCCGATGCGTATTCTCGATTGCAAGATTGATCAGAAATTCGGCGAGGGCGCACCGACGATTGTGGAGCATCTGGATGAGGAGTGCCGCACGCACTTCGAGGCGCTGCAGGAGCATCTGACTGCGCTCGGCGTACCGTTCCGGCTCAATCCGAGGCTTGTGCGCGGACTGGACTACTACACGCATACGGCGTTCGAGTACAAGGCGGCGGGCATTGGCGCGATCGACACGATCGGCGGCGGCGGCCGCTTCAACGGACTCGTCGGACAGATCGGCGGTAACGACCAGCCGGGTGTCGGCCTCGGTCTAGGGCTCGAGCGCATCCTGCTCGTGCTGCAGGCGCAGGGCATCGAGGTGCCGGGCGCGAAGCCGCTCGACGTGTACGTAATCGGGCTCGGCGAAGCGGCTGAGAAGGCGACGGTGAAGCTGGTGCACGAGCTGCGCGGCGCAGGGCTGTCAGCAGAGCGGGACTACCAGTCGCGCAAGATCAAGGCGCAGATGAAGTCCGCTGACCGCCATCAGGCTGCGTACGTGGCTATTCTCGGCGATGACGAGCTGGCCAAGGGCGAGATTACGGTCAAGGCGATGGCGACCGGGGAGCAGGAGACGTTGGCGCTCTCGGACGTTGCGAGCGTGCTAGCGGGTAGAGTAAGAGGCTCGAACTAG
- the dtd gene encoding D-aminoacyl-tRNA deacylase translates to MLVVLQRSKAASVTVDGELVGRIDSGLVLLVGIAEGDTEHDAKYVADKIAGLRIFEDEQGKMNHSITETGGQILSVSQFTLYGDCSKGKRPNFMAAARPEKAEPLYETFNELLRGHGLTVETGRFGAMMDVALVNDGPVTLIVESKRKS, encoded by the coding sequence ATGCTCGTTGTATTGCAGCGCAGCAAGGCGGCAAGCGTCACTGTGGACGGTGAGCTCGTCGGCCGCATCGACTCGGGACTTGTGCTGCTCGTCGGTATAGCGGAGGGCGATACGGAGCACGATGCGAAGTATGTGGCGGATAAAATTGCGGGGCTTCGCATTTTTGAGGACGAGCAGGGGAAGATGAATCATTCGATTACGGAGACAGGCGGACAAATCTTGTCCGTCTCCCAATTCACGCTGTACGGCGATTGCAGCAAGGGAAAGCGGCCGAACTTCATGGCTGCTGCCCGTCCGGAGAAGGCGGAGCCGCTCTATGAGACGTTCAACGAGCTGCTGCGTGGACATGGTCTGACTGTAGAGACGGGGCGGTTCGGGGCGATGATGGACGTCGCGCTCGTGAATGACGGTCCGGTGACGCTGATCGTGGAGAGCAAGCGCAAGTCGTAG
- a CDS encoding tRNA threonylcarbamoyladenosine dehydratase encodes MLHQFSRTELAIGPEGLDVMKNSTVAVLGIGGVGSIAAEALARTGVGRLILIDKDVVDITNVNRQIHALVTTVGQPKAELMRDRILQINPECDCIALKMFYTEETYEQLFAYPLDYVLDASDTISYKIHLIKECRRRRISLISSMGAANKMDPTKFQVADISKTSVDPLARVIRHKLRKEGITRGVKVVFSTETPMKPREDVTQRIVPENAPEIRKAQQPPASNAFVPPVAGLIMVSVAVRDMLAKADIQA; translated from the coding sequence ATGCTGCATCAATTTTCGCGAACGGAGCTTGCAATCGGCCCGGAAGGGCTCGATGTGATGAAGAACAGCACGGTAGCTGTGCTCGGAATCGGCGGCGTCGGCTCGATCGCAGCTGAGGCGCTCGCACGCACGGGCGTCGGTAGATTGATCCTGATCGACAAGGACGTCGTCGACATTACGAACGTGAATCGGCAAATTCACGCCCTCGTTACGACCGTCGGTCAGCCGAAGGCGGAGCTCATGCGCGACCGTATCCTGCAAATTAATCCGGAGTGCGATTGTATCGCGCTCAAGATGTTCTATACCGAGGAGACGTACGAGCAGCTATTCGCCTATCCGCTCGACTACGTGCTGGACGCCTCCGACACGATCAGCTACAAGATTCATCTGATCAAGGAATGCCGTCGCCGCCGCATCTCGCTCATCTCGAGCATGGGCGCGGCGAACAAGATGGACCCGACGAAGTTCCAGGTGGCGGACATCTCGAAGACGTCAGTCGATCCGCTCGCCCGCGTTATTCGCCACAAGCTCCGCAAGGAGGGCATTACGCGCGGCGTCAAGGTCGTCTTCTCGACCGAGACGCCGATGAAGCCGCGCGAGGACGTGACGCAGCGTATCGTCCCGGAGAATGCGCCGGAAATTCGCAAGGCGCAGCAGCCTCCGGCGAGCAACGCGTTCGTGCCGCCAGTCGCTGGGCTCATCATGGTTAGCGTCGCCGTGCGCGATATGCTGGCTAAGGCCGACATTCAAGCGTAA
- a CDS encoding bifunctional (p)ppGpp synthetase/guanosine-3',5'-bis(diphosphate) 3'-pyrophosphohydrolase encodes MGIEQLLEKASKYMKEQELIRIREAYVFADEAHFGQVRKSGEPYILHPLAVADILVNMQMDVISVIAALLHDVVEDTTVPLEAVHERFGATCAMIVDGLTKLEKIKFKSKEEHQNENYRKMFVAMAQDIRVILIKLADRLHNMRTLKHQSEEAQRRIADETLEIFCPIAHRLGISAIKWEMEDIALRYLNPQQYYRIVNLMQKKRTEREQYINDVITNVREKLGEMGIEGDISGRPKHIYSIYKKMTTRNKQFNEIYDLLALRIIVDNIKDCYATLGIIHTLWKPMPGRFKDYIAMPKPNMYQSLHTTVIGPKGEPLEVQIRTFDMHRTSEYGVAAHWAYKEGATGPSSGYEDKMQFIREIIELQNEAEDASEFVESLKMDFFSDLVFVFTPKGEVIELPAGSVPLDFAYRIHTEVGNRTIGAKVNGRIVPLDHKLKTGDIIEILTSKHSYGPSQDWVKIAQSSHARSKIRQWFKKERREENVLKGRDMIERELKRLGYEPPALMKDDELLEVAKKFNFHEIEDMMSAVGFGGITAAQIVTRLTEKVRREAEEAQQQALQLTSEVRDMRVPSHDKERKGRPTNGVRVKGVDNLLVRFARCCNPVPGDRIIGYITRGRGVSVHRSDCTNIPSPEHSDEGNRVIEVEWADQVEANYNVEIEITGHDRRGLLNEVLQAVSESKTVISAVSGRSDKNKMAMIHMTILIRNIDHLHAVVEKIKRVKDVYSVQRIMQA; translated from the coding sequence ATGGGGATAGAACAGCTTCTTGAGAAGGCATCTAAATATATGAAGGAACAAGAGCTTATCCGAATCCGGGAGGCTTACGTATTTGCCGACGAAGCCCACTTCGGTCAAGTTCGTAAGTCCGGCGAGCCTTACATTCTGCATCCGCTTGCAGTTGCGGACATTCTGGTTAACATGCAGATGGACGTCATCAGCGTCATCGCGGCGCTGCTGCATGATGTGGTGGAGGATACGACGGTGCCGCTCGAGGCGGTGCATGAACGGTTCGGCGCGACGTGTGCAATGATTGTGGACGGCTTGACGAAGCTGGAGAAGATCAAGTTCAAGAGCAAGGAAGAGCATCAGAACGAGAATTATCGGAAAATGTTCGTGGCGATGGCGCAAGATATTCGTGTAATCTTGATCAAGCTTGCCGATCGTCTTCATAATATGCGCACGTTGAAGCACCAATCCGAGGAGGCGCAGCGGCGAATCGCGGATGAGACGCTTGAAATATTTTGCCCGATTGCGCACCGGCTCGGTATATCGGCGATCAAGTGGGAGATGGAGGATATCGCGCTCCGCTACTTGAACCCGCAGCAATATTACCGGATCGTCAACCTGATGCAGAAGAAGCGGACCGAGCGAGAGCAATATATTAACGATGTCATCACGAATGTACGTGAGAAGCTCGGCGAGATGGGCATCGAGGGCGATATATCTGGCAGACCGAAGCATATTTACAGTATTTACAAAAAAATGACGACGCGAAACAAGCAGTTCAACGAAATCTACGATCTGCTCGCACTGCGTATTATCGTGGACAACATTAAAGATTGTTATGCAACGCTCGGCATCATTCATACGCTGTGGAAGCCGATGCCTGGCCGCTTCAAGGATTATATCGCGATGCCGAAGCCGAACATGTACCAGTCGCTGCATACGACGGTGATCGGACCGAAGGGTGAGCCGCTCGAGGTGCAGATTCGGACGTTCGACATGCATCGCACGTCGGAGTACGGGGTGGCGGCGCACTGGGCTTATAAGGAGGGCGCGACCGGACCTTCCAGCGGCTATGAGGACAAGATGCAGTTCATCCGCGAAATTATCGAGCTGCAGAATGAGGCGGAGGACGCCTCGGAGTTCGTGGAGTCGCTCAAGATGGATTTCTTCTCCGATCTTGTGTTCGTCTTCACGCCGAAGGGTGAGGTGATCGAGCTGCCTGCTGGATCGGTGCCGCTCGATTTTGCATATCGCATCCATACAGAGGTCGGTAACCGAACGATCGGGGCCAAGGTGAACGGACGTATTGTGCCGCTCGACCATAAGCTGAAGACGGGAGATATTATCGAGATCTTAACGTCCAAGCATTCCTATGGCCCTAGTCAGGATTGGGTGAAGATCGCCCAGTCGTCGCATGCCCGCTCGAAGATTCGTCAATGGTTCAAGAAGGAGCGGCGCGAGGAGAACGTGCTGAAGGGTCGCGACATGATCGAGCGTGAGCTCAAGCGACTCGGCTATGAGCCGCCTGCGCTGATGAAGGACGACGAGCTGCTCGAGGTGGCGAAGAAGTTCAACTTCCACGAGATTGAGGATATGATGTCGGCTGTCGGCTTCGGCGGCATTACCGCTGCACAGATCGTGACCCGGCTGACGGAGAAGGTTCGTCGTGAAGCAGAGGAGGCGCAGCAGCAGGCGCTGCAGCTGACCAGCGAGGTGCGCGATATGCGCGTCCCGTCTCACGACAAGGAGCGCAAGGGGCGGCCGACGAACGGAGTACGTGTTAAGGGTGTAGATAACTTGCTCGTCCGCTTCGCGCGCTGCTGCAATCCGGTGCCCGGCGACCGCATTATCGGGTATATTACACGCGGACGAGGCGTGTCCGTGCATCGCTCGGACTGTACGAATATTCCTTCTCCTGAGCATAGCGACGAGGGCAACCGCGTCATTGAGGTCGAATGGGCCGATCAGGTGGAGGCGAACTATAATGTCGAGATCGAAATTACCGGCCATGACCGTCGCGGACTGCTGAACGAGGTGCTGCAGGCCGTGTCAGAGAGCAAGACCGTCATCTCTGCCGTATCCGGCCGTTCGGACAAGAACAAGATGGCGATGATTCATATGACGATACTGATTCGCAATATCGATCATCTGCATGCCGTTGTGGAGAAAATTAAGCGGGTGAAGGATGTTTATTCGGTGCAGCGCATTATGCAGGCTTAG
- the aspS gene encoding aspartate--tRNA ligase encodes MTQMLKTNDCGSLTKANVGQTVTLNGWVQRRRDLGGVLFIDLRDRSGLVQIVFNPEFSAEALAIADRARNEYVLAVRGTVIERDAETVNANIPTGEIEIRVTEIEILNAAKNPPFFIEDGIEIDESLRLKYRYLDLRRPEMQRTLQLRSKAAKVFRDYLDDSGFIEVETPILTKSTPEGARDYLVPSRVHPGEFFALPQSPQIFKQLLMVGGLERYYQIARCFRDEDLRADRQPEFTQVDIETSFLTQDQLLDMMEQLMVKLFRATANVELQTPFQRISYADAMGKYGSDKPDLRFGLELKDVSDIVAQSGVQVFASVISKGGQVKALNAKGCGVWSRKEIDDLGVYAARYGAKGLAWITYKDGELKGPIVKFFNEQELELLKERLEAEEGDLLLFSADTKKVVADVLGNLRLKIGRQLGLIDESQFKFAWVVDFPLLSYDDEAKRYVAEHHPFTRPKEEDVHYFDTDPGQIRAQAYDLVLNGYEVGGGSMRIYKREVQEKMFAALGFSPDEANEKFGFLLEAFEYGTPPHGGIAFGFDRLVMLITGRTNLRETIAFPKTASATDLLTDAPGTVDEKQLEQLSIRIATKPPVFKS; translated from the coding sequence ATGACGCAAATGTTAAAAACAAACGACTGCGGCTCGCTGACTAAAGCGAACGTCGGTCAAACCGTAACCTTGAACGGCTGGGTGCAGCGCAGACGCGACCTCGGCGGCGTTCTGTTCATCGATCTTCGCGACCGCAGCGGTCTTGTACAGATCGTATTCAACCCAGAGTTCTCCGCAGAGGCGCTTGCGATTGCTGACCGTGCGCGCAACGAGTACGTGCTTGCTGTTCGCGGCACCGTTATCGAGCGCGATGCTGAGACGGTGAATGCCAACATCCCGACAGGGGAAATCGAGATCCGCGTGACGGAAATCGAAATATTGAATGCAGCGAAAAACCCGCCGTTCTTCATCGAAGACGGCATCGAGATCGACGAGTCTCTTCGTCTGAAGTACCGTTACCTCGACCTGCGCCGTCCGGAAATGCAGCGTACACTGCAGCTTCGCTCCAAAGCAGCGAAGGTGTTCCGCGATTACTTAGACGACAGTGGCTTCATCGAGGTCGAGACGCCGATCTTGACGAAGAGCACGCCTGAGGGCGCGCGCGATTACCTCGTGCCAAGCCGTGTGCATCCGGGCGAGTTCTTCGCCTTGCCGCAGTCTCCGCAAATATTCAAGCAGCTGCTGATGGTCGGCGGTCTTGAGCGCTACTACCAGATCGCACGTTGCTTCCGTGACGAGGATCTTCGTGCAGACCGTCAGCCGGAGTTCACGCAGGTCGACATCGAGACGTCGTTCCTGACGCAGGATCAGCTTCTCGACATGATGGAGCAGCTGATGGTGAAGCTGTTCCGTGCGACGGCGAATGTCGAGCTCCAGACGCCGTTCCAGCGCATCTCTTATGCGGACGCCATGGGCAAGTACGGCTCGGACAAGCCGGACCTGCGCTTCGGCCTCGAGCTGAAGGACGTATCCGATATCGTTGCGCAATCGGGCGTGCAGGTGTTCGCAAGCGTCATTAGCAAGGGTGGCCAGGTGAAGGCGCTCAACGCGAAGGGCTGCGGCGTATGGAGCCGCAAGGAGATCGACGATCTCGGCGTATACGCGGCCCGTTACGGAGCGAAGGGTCTTGCTTGGATCACGTACAAGGACGGCGAGCTGAAGGGGCCGATCGTGAAGTTCTTCAACGAGCAGGAGCTGGAGCTCTTGAAGGAGCGCCTCGAGGCGGAGGAGGGCGACCTGCTGCTGTTCTCGGCGGATACGAAGAAGGTCGTGGCCGACGTGCTTGGCAACCTGCGTCTGAAGATCGGTCGTCAGCTCGGTCTGATCGACGAGAGCCAGTTCAAGTTCGCATGGGTCGTCGACTTCCCGCTGCTCAGCTATGACGATGAGGCGAAGCGCTACGTGGCCGAGCATCATCCGTTCACCCGTCCGAAGGAAGAGGACGTTCATTATTTCGATACAGACCCAGGTCAAATTCGCGCCCAAGCGTACGACCTTGTCCTGAACGGCTACGAGGTCGGCGGCGGTTCGATGCGTATATACAAGCGTGAGGTACAGGAAAAAATGTTCGCGGCGCTCGGCTTCTCGCCTGACGAAGCGAACGAGAAGTTCGGCTTCCTGCTCGAGGCATTCGAGTACGGCACGCCGCCACACGGCGGTATTGCGTTCGGCTTCGATCGTCTCGTCATGCTGATCACGGGACGCACGAACCTCCGCGAGACGATCGCGTTCCCTAAGACAGCAAGCGCGACGGACCTCTTGACCGATGCACCGGGAACAGTCGACGAGAAGCAGCTCGAGCAGCTGTCCATTCGCATCGCGACGAAGCCGCCTGTATTCAAGTCCTAA